The sequence CCATGGCTACAGACCCTTCTCCTTTTCAACATCCTTGATGGCAGCAGTCTACAGCAAGCAACATACATTGTTTAAAGATcctgttttaagacatataaaaatactctgctctgaataataatctgtgtccaatatgatttttccacaaaaaaacaaaacattcattaCCTCATTCTCCATGATAGAAAACATCCAGAATGTATGAATCTGTAAAtactgttcatttcaaaagttcaactgctggaaacaagatgtttcctacttcactaaaaagtccattctcagtgttcaCTCACCGAGCACTTCATGCAATTATCCAATCAGCCAATCATGTGGCAGCAGTACAATGCAACACAGGCCAGGAGCTTCAGTTAATGTTCACATCAAATATCAGAAAtgggaaaaatatttttgatctCAGTAACTTTGACTGTGGCATGGTTGTTGTTGCCAGAAATTGCTGATCTCCTTGAATTCTCATGCACAACAGTCTCTAGAGTTGAACTCAGAATGGTgcgaaaaacaaacaaaaaaaaacatccagtgaAGCAGCAGTTCCGTTGACAGAAACATCTTGTTGATAAGAGAGGAGTCAGAGGAGAATGGACAGACTGGTCGGAGCTGACAGAAAGGCTACAGTAACTCAGATAACATCTTTACAACTGTGGTGAGCAGAAAAACATCTCAGAATGCACAACATGTGGAACCTTGACGGTGCAGATAGGCTACAACAGCAGAAGACCACGGCCGGTTCCACTCCTGTCAGccaacaacagaaacatgagGCTGCAGTGGGCTCAGGCTCACCAACACTGGACAGCTGAAGACAGGAAAAACATAGTCTGGTCTGATGAATCTCTATTTCTGCTGAGGCACGTCACGTCAACTGTCCAGGCTGCTGGTGTAACGGTATGGGGGGATGTTTTCTTGGCACACTTTAGGCCCCTTAATACCAATCAATCATCATTTGAATGCCACAGCCTGAGTGTTGCTGCTGACCATGTGACTCCCTTTATGAAGACAATTTACCATCTTCTAATGGCTGCATCCAGAACGATAACACATCACGTCACAAAGTTATCTACACTGGTTTCATCAACATTACAATGAGTTCAGTGTACTTCACTGACCTGCCCAGTCACCAGTCTGAATCCAATAGAACAGCTTTGGGATGTGGCAGAATGGGAGATCCGCAGCATAAATGTGCAGCTGACAAATCTGCAAGAATTAGGTGATGCAATCACGTCAACATGGATCAGAATCTCAAAGGAATGAATCCATGCAACCAAGAAATTACACTGTTGTGTTGAGAACAAAGGGAGGCCCTGCCCAGAATTAgtatggtgttcctaataaagtgctgtGTATGTAGGTGCACTgaaagcttcaagtttccacatcacactagctgagatgtcacaaatcctgcttaaactgagatttaattTAAGATGAGCTCAGAGAGActctcctccttcagcagatgaatgtgaaaacaaactttacacagacatcattctgcacagagaagaagaacaacatccaagtgaaacacattttaggtggagggagactttaacgGTAACCTCTGATGTTTCCTTGACATATTCAGCTCCATCCCTATGTCCCCTACCAACTGTGAAACCAAACCTACTACCTGGCTACTCAAGGTACAACACCAGTAGTAACAAGCTATGTGTTTTCCTTTCATATCTGGCCCTCCAGGTCAGCCCGGGCAGAAATGAAACCCAGCACCTGGACGTATGCTTCCCGCTTACCCAACACCCCGCTGGCAGCGCTGTCCAGCGTCCCTCCGTGCCCCATCTTCAGactctgcttcctcctctttcGCGGGTTTGGGTTCTGCACACCAGCCTCTGAAAGAAAAGTAACTTTAAAGCAGAACTGTCAAATCTCAGCCTCACCAAACGGCACATAGCCTCATCTCCTGACGGCGCCCCTGCATTACCCTTGAGTAAAGCTTCTTTCAGTGTATTCAGGACGTCTGCAGATGTCGGTCCTTGTTTTTTATAAATTGCGAACAGTCCGTTCAGAGACTGTAATTTAGACAGAGAACTAGTTATCGGTGCAGTGGTGTTGCTTATGTTTCCAGCCATGcttgttttattcttcttcttcggTGGATgaccttcttcttctacttcttgaGGAACCAACTGAATTCTGGCCTTTCGTTATTGAGTTACCACCATCTGCTGGTTATATTAgttatatgaatataatatgaatGTCTTGTTTGGGATCTaagcaaaaataacattaataccATATCTCCTTCTTCAACTTAATGACTGATTAAGCTTGATTTAATCCAGTTTTTAGTTAGTTATCCACACACAATCATAGTAGATggctgggggaaaaaaagctacCGTTTTGAGACTACACTGACCATGATGCTTTGCGCCGAAATACACTTCCTAGTTACTTTGTCACTTGGCTTCCTTTAACTGTCAGCTGTGCCTTCTACAACAACAGTAACTGCCCCGAAGATATTTGTGGTCTAGTCGCAGAGGTCTGTGTTCTTTTCTATAaacttatcattattatttttcaggAAAAGTTCCCCAAACAAAAACTTCCTTATTTAGCGCGTCGGTGGACCGTTTGATAGCCCAGCAACAGCCTTTGCAACGTTACTTAAAAAGCGACACTCTCATTCAAAATGTAGCAATGTACGTTAACGTTAACTTTTGCTTGTCTATTGCCAAGCTacatatattgtaaaatataacACAATACCTTTTCAGAATCAATAGAAGCCATCTTCTAATTCGGCACATATATGATTCCACCAAGCAGCATTTATTTCATTGAATTTACTCCTTTTGAGTCCCACTATTTGCTTCCGCCATGTAAGATAATTGGCAAATCAGTACTGAAAGTTTAAATGTGTGTTCTGCTTCTTGATTGGATTTTGCCGATTTGAAGAATTGAACCTTGAGGTGTAGGCCAGGTTTTGCCTGCTATGTTACGACGTATGTATATTTGTCTAAATCATGATGCACTCTAAACTGCTTCAGTTTTGTAtggagtttgtttttataatggATTTAATTGATGCTGTTAATCACATGATCCTAATgaatttgtatgttttatgttagAACAGGAACGTCTTTTGTTAGGCATCTCTAAATCATTAGTTAAACTCTTCTGGACTAAATATCCATGCATTGTATTCTGAATCAGAAACTATCCTTTTGGATTGTTAGCGTGGTAAGTCTATCAGCAGCTGCCATACACAAGAGTTCTATGCCATTCAGCCTCAAAAAGGAGGCTGATTACTGCAGTTTGACTTTGGTTCTTCTCCTGCACCCACTTCCACTTACTGACTAGGTAATACTGCTGGTGGAtctctttacatgattaaaacaCTAGTCTACCAGAGAAACACCTTTGGGATGGGGTTGGATGTGCTTGAAGATGCAGGACAGAGGGAATCATTAGAGTATATGTGTTATAAAATTCTTTTTCAGTCCTGGGAAGTAAATTTagtcttttcttcttcagtcaAATCCATAGGGACACAGTTCCCCAGGAAGGAAGAAGTGAAGACAGCACTGTGCACTTCAGATGTAAAGGAAAGACTTGTGAGAATGGAGGATTTCAGAAGGACGTACTTGCGTCTGTGTAAAGAAGGAGGTGTGGAGCCCCAGGAGAGTGTTGTGGTCCAGCTTCAGGAGAGCAGGGCTGCTCAGGGCTCCAGACTGGACCTGAGTGGACAGAGCCTGTCTGCAGATACCTGCTCAGTGCTGGCCAGGGCCTTCCAAAAAGACACCATCTTTACAGAAGTGTCACTCAGTGACTGCATGCTCAGTGAGGAAGGTGAGTTTCTATAAGGCAGACAAACAGCCTCTATGTAGCCTGATATTGTAATAgatatttttcatacatttgaaAACGTATGCATGATACATCTTTAGTGCATTTTTCTATGTGTCAGCAGATTGATACAATGTGGTCTGGGAGGATTTTAAGCAACCATTTGTGAATTTTCACTGAAACCTGCTTTGCTTTTGTCTGAAGAAGCTGCTAACCAGTGTAACACAGTGTGATTTGTCTGGCTTTTAAAAGATAAgcctggtgatattctatatttttgtcaaTGTCCACAAATCGTATGAATAGACCAAAACCAGCAGTGTGCTAGTCTGTCTCTGTTGTGCTCAGCCCAAAGCCCATTGGTTCCATAAaacattgatgtgttttaaatagatttatcagatatatcaggccctggatacacacacagtacttgttagtaaatgaattcattgttggttgGGATCTGCACATGAGTATGTATGGCATGTATAACAGTATTTGCTTGACTCTCAGGTGCCAAAGTACTACTGACTGGACTGTTTGGCAACACAACTGTGAAAGTTCTGGATCTGAAGGTATTTAGACTGGACACACTCTCAGACACAATGAATTTTATTTCATGAAACATGTGTGTTGATGGTCAGTTGATGCAAAATATGATTCACAGGGAAATAACCTGAGATCAACAGGGGCTGAGGTGTTGGGAAAGTTGTTGGCTAGGAACAAGACTCTGCGTAGGTGAGAATTGTGCTCCTCATGTAAGAATATTCTCTGTTGTTGCAACACTGGGcatgtatatttaaatataaaatatggcTGTATGGTGTAAGCATATGACTTAAATTTTGTTTCATAAGATATCAAATAAATCATATGAGGCTTAACTACACAGGATAACCTGGTCAAGGTCCACTAACtaactttttttcagttgtcatggagatggctCAGATGTCATTTATTTAACCCTTTGTTTAAATAGGtagtctcattgagatcaaAATCTCTTATATACagaacatatacagtatgagcaTGGACAATAATACACAACTCACATACACAGAACAGTGGTTACACATGAAGACAACAATTATAAGTAGCATTATAATATAGTACAATATTTGAAATCCTCAAAAgaaatttgaaattttaatttcaaaactttttgtactcaaaacacactttaaaaccAGTTTTTCCAAGCACAGTTTGAACATGTGGTATAGATAAAGTTAAAATATCCTCTGACCTAACATTTACAATTACTGTATTATTTGTGATTAGAGAACAGAGACAGTTTGGCAGCTTTTACAGTAGTTGTTTATAGATAAATAATATACAGTTCAATTCccttctgtcagttaaagaggACCAACAGACCTTTTTATACAAGACACAATGGTGAGTGAGGAGTTCATCACCTGTGATAAAGCGCAGTGCACTGTGAGAGTCAAGAGGTTTTAAGGTGGAGGCAGAGGCATGTATATATACTCTATCACCATAATCAAGCACAGACAGAATGCTAGACTGAACGCTGGTCTTCCAACTAGCAGAAGAATAACATAGAAATCTGATTTTTATCTTCAATTTGCTAGTCAGATGTTGTATGGAActtctccatgacaactgagaaaaaTCAGTGCGCTGATAATGACATTGAGAAGTGGATGAAAGTATAGGAAAAAGCAAGTAACCTTGAgttgaaatgtgaaatttcCTGCTCAAATCATATgaacacaaattaaaaagatgTACATGTCTTTTATATATCATACATATGATACACTGTGTCATAAATATCTCCATAGCTACAATTagattcagatttttaaaaaatatttcacacatcACCTGGTGTTGCTTATATTTTTGAGAGAGTCCTCATGGCAGTGAATTATTATGATAATTTATTTCAGTCAATCACATTTGAAGACACTGGCTTGTAGTAGGCAATAATGCAGGATTgagcttattttatttaattgtttatttaacagggacaatgAATAGTCATTGACTGTCCCAGAGTTAGCTAGATAGCTAAATTTCATCAGCAGTCCCTGGGCAGGCAAATGTACTTAATTGATTTACTTAAATTTACTTGGTGCAAAATCCCTTATAGGTTTGAAATGAATACAAATGACCAAAATGGAACCTGGAGGCTTTGGGGCCCTGGACAGTTGCCCTCTTTGACTGGTTGCTATCCAGCCTTGTGTGTATGCCAGCACAGTCTTGGCTCCATTTTGGAGCAGGTCAACCAGCGCACATTGTTGCATACCCTGTCTTATCCCCACTGATTAAGAAATTATGATTTCATCCTCTCCACCTTAATCAAATGCTGGTGTCAGATCTGGAAGGACATTTTCTCATAACAGAAGGTTTACTGATATTGCCTTACAAGATTTCTTGTTTTTGAGGTCAAGGTTTAGAAAGTAAATTTGCCTGGTGTAGTTTTAACAACAGTGTGGCCTGCCGTGTCTAACACAGAGCTTGTAAATGCTGTGTGCAGGCTCGTATTGGAGTGGAATGCGTTGGGGGTGTGGGACGAagccttctctctcttttgtgaGGGTTTGGCCTCCAACAGCGTGCTGACACACCTTGACCTGCGCAACAATCAGATCAACCACCACGGAGCGTCTGAGCTCGCTCTGGGACTCAAACGCAACGGCACCCTGGAACTGCTAGGTGACACACAATGAACCAGATATGACCTGCTCACAAGAATCTGTTCAACATCATGTGATATTACTTTCCTGTTTTCCagttttttctatgtttttgaCCAGAAGATTTTTCGGATTAGTGGGAGATCACACATATTTTATTAGTTAAGTAGCAACTAAGTGACAGGCAGTGgaggaaagtaactgagtacatttaatATGAGGATGTACTTTACTTTAGATTTTTGCTCTGCTAGTTTGGACTTCCACTCCACATTTCAAAGggaaacattgtactttttactccaccaccattttacatacaaaatagaTGATTATCTTGCATTTTTATATATCAGACTTCCACCTCGACCTGCTACAGCATTACAACATGCTGCTCACATGTTACTTTCTGTGTACACTGTTAGGATTATTGAGTGGACCTATTACTCAAATGTAGACACAGTAATTCACAGACACAGATTCTTCTGTTGTAGACAGAGCATTTATGTTGCACTGCCATTCACCGTTATATGCTTCCACTGCACCTCTATTTCATTCTAACACAATACTGATATAGTTTCATCAATACTATGAGGCTCTTATCCTCTGTCCTGACTGTAGATTTGctaaaatgtttctgttgttattcTAGATCATACACTTCTGCTTTTAAAATAATAACTCTAATGCAAATTGTGGAAGGTCGAGGGACAACCAGTCTTTCTGTATTGGGGTGTATTTTCATGACTAATTAATGGTCCACTCTATCCTCACTCTCTGACTGTTCACAGATCTGAGGTGGAACAACATTGGTCTGCTGGGTGGCAGGTCTCTCCTGGAGGCTCTGCAGAAGAACAAGAGCATAGTGCAGCTGGAGATGGCAGGGAACAACATACCCAGTGACGTACTAAAAGCACTCGGtatggtctgtgtgtgtgtgtgtgtgtgtgtgtgtgtgtgtgtgtgtgtgtgtgtgtgtgtgtgtgtgtgtgtgtgtgtgtgtgtgtgtgaacatgatTCATCCTGGTCTTTTTCTGATCTATAAGActaattacttgttttgtttttttaactaatttgttatttgtgtattatttgtgtGTTATACCCCCAAACAGGAAGTTGCATTCTGTCTGCCTCTGGAGGGGCAGTTCATCCAAATTACAAAATCACCACTGGTATCTCCTAATaaagatagttttggttttatttgtccaggttttcagatatctgtctctgagatgtCTCCATCCACTCCATTACAATGGAGGTTAATGGAATTTAGAACCGCAGCATTTTCTAGAAACAGTGCCCAGTTACTCTAAATAATTTAATCTGTTAATCGGTTAATCTGAacacagacctcactgtcaaCAGCTTTTCTCTTTGGTAAAACTGAAAAGTGTTGATGGTAGATCAGACGGAGTGATAACTGAAGAACCATCTGTGATTGTAACTGTAACAGTATGGCTTCAGTTTGAATAAAGATTTATTACACATATCGTTACTGGGAAGTAATATCATTACTATAATGTGGTACACATTGTCATCCACTGATACCTGTTGCTCCTGTTGTTTAACCCTTTCAGAGCAGACCACAGGGCACAACTCAGACAGACAGTCCACCCTGAGAGACAGCCACAGCAGGACCAAGGTCCTCAGCAAGGAGATTCAGATTCTGAAAGAGGAGAAGGGCCGGCAGGTAACCCTGGCATCAAAGACTGAAATAATTTGGATACTCCAAGTGTGCTTTCAGAGCTTTGGTTGTGGCTAATTTGGTTCAGAccaagaaaaaaagatacattaCTGCCCAGAATTGGCTGAGTTCATATTCATAATGCCTTTTAATAAACAAACCAAGAAAACATGAAGTCACATGGACTGAGAGGTAACTCATTCATTGGACAGTTTTGGTGATGTTAGCCTGCATCATTAGCACTATATGGAccacagagaaaaatgaaaatctggTGATTGACAGCAGGTCAAGCAGCACTTTACACGTAGAGCTCATcaaaaaataacagattgtAAGCTTTTTTAGTATAATTAGAATCAAATCAGTCaattatgaaaaatgatgaatacatagaaacagacaaaaagaggcATCCTTTACCATAACAGAGACAGTTACTTAGTAGgacacatgtaaacatgtaaacctCTGTTTTAACGCCTTTCAACTTTCTGATTTATCACAGAGGACCCCTCATTCATGCTGATGTGCATATGTGTTACTATGGTTACAAAATGATTTGCATAAACATGTTGTATACACTGCTTCTAAAGTTCACTTGATAGTAGGTTAATAATTATAGTAATTTAGTAGTAGTTTTCCTTTTGACTCATGCTAAATCATATATATACTATCACAAAGACTTGTGGATGGTCAGCTTTGCTTTCACACTGATTGAAGTTCAATTCACAGCTTTCACACCAGCCTGAACGAACCACACTGAACACACCAGAGTTTGATTGAACTCAAGCAAAAAGGTTAGGTGTGAAAGGAGGCTTAAAGAGCAAGATCTCAGGCTGTTAcagttttaaactttttaaagtttCAAATCTCCCCCCAGATTTTCTTACATACCCCATGAAGaatctagccatgcagatacttttggttttgaaatATCCACAACTGAGACAGCCGAGATAATGTGTTAATGAGAGATATCATTGTTTGGTTCCTAAACCAAACCGTTTTTGCTTTGAAACCTAGACGATACTGGATACATGCTGCCGTTTACAGATGACACAAGAAACTTTTAAGTTAACACtcaaaaagttttaaatgtctttGAAAATGTCTTTGCATTCTAGTGTCTCTTCGCCTGGAGCAACAAAATCCTACTGTGTGTTACTCCAAACAAAGTCTAGCTTTTGACATATCAAACCCTCGAAACATCTTCGAGATTAAGGGCCCTATGTTAATGATCGAAGAGCATGGTCTGAAGCGCATTGTGCAAGTGaatttagggtgtgtccaaatccacttttgccATTTTAACATTGGAAAAAATGGTTGCAGCACCAGGTGCATGGTTCAAAAGGGTTGTCcttagtctcttaattaatcgtgggtgtgttttgggtgtaacaggcaataaaccaatcagactgtcatctcccattccctttaaaagccagcTGCACTTGTACCTTGGAGGATTGGTATTAAaatggcgcatttgccaagtagtaagaaggaatgcttctctgcagaggaaacggatctgctcaTGCATGAAGTGAAAGTGCAcaatccataacgagcacactggcccctgctgctcatGGAACCTGCCATGGTCAGCCCCACTGTGGTGCTTCTCGCCTGGGAAttcattactgcgattagctaattctgataaatattatgactaaccattatgacatgtatttcttaaaatatgttaatgcaCAGATGGGAGCAAGTGCATTTTCTAGTTAAACGACATGGGcactggacgggaaaatgacgACTACGTCGGTcttaaactagcaaagacaCTTGTGTGGTGCTTGACACCGATTTATGCTGCAAAGATAGTGccctaagagtctacagccatgtttTGTTCACcagcttagtttagtttagtttacataatttagttttttcatggcgatccatccaatagttgttgagacatggCTCTCAGAAAGACAAAtgccaacctcatggtggtgctagagcagaaaagtcagaggatcaccaaagtcagtaggattcagcctctgaggaacatgaatgtctggacaaaatttcatggcaatccatctgatagttgttgCAATagttcagtctggaccaaaggaGTGGAGTGACTAACATAGCCATCCAGTGACTAACATAGCCATCCATAGAGTCATGtagctagcatggctaaaaaatgTTTCTTCCTGTAGAGAGGACAGAAGGTGTCGTCATGCAGCATGAATTCATGTCAGTTAGAATGAATTCCAATAATGTCCACTTTTGGAAATAAGTATCAAAACCAGAGTCCAGAGTTTCCAAATTTCTCAAACAACTCCTGCAGCATAATTCATCTTAGCTGACATGAATTGAAGCTGACCACAGCCATCATGCTCTCTTAAGGACAAAGCTACAAATGTTTTGCAGCTACCTTTCCTACAGGTAGTGTGCTTGATACTCAAATAATTTTTGGGTCTCTCTTGATGGCGTACAAGAGTACTCACTTCAAATAGTTCATGTAGTATTCCAGATTTGGGATCAAGTTTGTGGTTGTTTCGGCTCTCTTTCAGTTCCTAAGCCTGATGGAGACCATTGACAGACAGAGGGATGAGCTGGGACGCTCCAACAGGTGAGAGCAAGTGTTACTGTGTAAAGTCATTTGCCATCATCATAGTTTAAGACTGAGATCAGTAAGAGGGACAACCTCCACATCAGTATTTAGCTCTTTATATTTGcacaggaaagaaaatgaaCCTTGGATAATATATAGATTTTATTTAGGAAGCACATTTTTCTATGTATAAAAATCATTCTGcttcttctttaaaaacaatattgcAAATCAAATTATATATCCATGACCTTACTacctcttttctgtttcattagGTCCACTTCCATTCAGATAGGTCAACTCCAGGAGGCTCTGAATGAGAGGAAGTCAGCTGTCAACTCACTCACTGCCAAGTAATCATTTCATCTTCCTTTATTCTATATTCACAATATGAAGAACAACatagtctgtatgtgtgtaatataaGTGACTTTCTTCATTTTCAGTCAGACAAAGGTAGTATGAAGACCTACAGTTTGAACCATAGTATATATACTTCTTTTATTCAGGCTTCCTgaaacactcatacacactgaATATTTCATCAGGTGCTTAGAGGGACAGCTATTAATAGTAATTGATAGTTTCCTGCTACACAGACGACCCTAGCCTGAAGCCCTCATATTAATTCACCCTGACCCATATAAAGTTATGAGCAAAGTGTAATCAGACACACTGCAAAAGATTCCCaactaaaaaatatacatttttgttaaaacacatgaacatttCTGCTGATGACATATGATCATGTTGCACTTGTTTGCACTTGCtcaaaaagagaatgaaaaagagagcTTAAGAGAGCTTACTAGCCAATCACACAGCCAGCAGATCACTGTGTGAAGTGGGCATGtattttggattgttggttttggaaagttacagaagTTGTCAGAAGCAGCCTCTCCTAATGGCGACATGGGAAATGTGAGCATACAGATGTCTCAAGTCGGGTCTGGTTTAAAAACTGCGTGTTTAAAAGGAGCAAAAACATCTCTGCTGTCAGAGGGCTGTTGTTCATGAAGGTAGTTCAGAACAGCAGCACTTACTGTGAAAGGGCCCAACAAAGTGAACCAGGATTAAGCTGTTTTAGTTTACAATTAAGAAAACAGACACCTAAAGACAACACTCTGATGTTTGCGGCCACAGAGCAGCACATATTAAACATATAATGTGgaaaaattaatattatagcaaaaacaaacaaaaccactgCTGCTTTGACACAAGCCTCACACAGCTGACACCACTCACTGCAGCACCACTGAACTCCTCAGTAATCATAACATCATGCATTCAGAAATGTTACATTTCCTACTATCATCAGTGCTGAAAACTAATGTCACATTACATTAAACAGCTTTGAAGTATGAAATAAGACAACAGACAACAGCTTATCTATTTTAGTGTTTTCTCGCCACTAAAGTTGTCTATCAGTTCAACTGTATGTATAATcacatgtatttttattaaatgtgtgtctgtttattatGGGACTCTGTTTCTCATGTCAAACAGTGATAAATCTGACATGCACTGTAGACTAACTCATGTTGCCAGTTGGCACAGTTTGGTTatagtgaaaaatatctacTGACAAAAAGATCCTCTTGCTAGTAAAGTGATAATCTGCTTAAAATCATTAAACACTTTCAACTAAAAAAATCAGCCAGTTTTGCTGACCTGTGTACTCTGTGAAGATGCCAAATTAGATTTCAAATCCCAGAGTATGGGACTACAGTACATGAATGTGAACTTTTATTagttaaagtaaagtaaatacaGTGACTCTGATCACATGGTGTTATGATGTTTTTCAGATTGCAGATGACAGAGGCTGCCCTCACCCTCTCTGAGCAGAAAAACCACAACATGGGAGAGCTGCTGACACGAGTGAAGGCTGAGAAAGAAGAAGTGAGGGAACGGCAGAGccgagagaggaaaaaagagcaAGAGGTATAGAGAGATGGGAGGAGAGACGGCACTgcaaaaacaagtcatttcagCTCAAGTTCAGTGTGATTTGCATAGGAAACCAGAACAACGGCTGTGTGGATCTTGATTTGATGTTAGAATGATGCGcatatgtttgcatatttgaaaaaaaaaatagctttgcTTACCAGGAAGGAAAATACCATTTTTAATATGCAGATGTTTTATAGGTTAAAACAAGGTCACATGATTTTGAAGCGGGAAAATATTCTACCTAGGCAGCTCACATAGAGATAAGCTTATAATGATCAGTTTCTCTAACTGTCTGTTGACTCCACTGAAGGAAGTTAACTGTCAGGCATACTGCTCCATAATAATTTCCTTATTGCATGCAAATATTGGCACAAGCAATGTGTTTTCCA is a genomic window of Thunnus maccoyii chromosome 20, fThuMac1.1, whole genome shotgun sequence containing:
- the lrrc45 gene encoding leucine-rich repeat-containing protein 45 isoform X2, whose protein sequence is MEDFRRTYLRLCKEGGVEPQESVVVQLQESRAAQGSRLDLSGQSLSADTCSVLARAFQKDTIFTEVSLSDCMLSEEGAKVLLTGLFGNTTVKVLDLKGNNLRSTGAEVLGKLLARNKTLRRLVLEWNALGVWDEAFSLFCEGLASNSVLTHLDLRNNQINHHGASELALGLKRNGTLELLDLRWNNIGLLGGRSLLEALQKNKSIVQLEMAGNNIPSDVLKALEQTTGHNSDRQSTLRDSHSRTKVLSKEIQILKEEKGRQFLSLMETIDRQRDELGRSNRSTSIQIGQLQEALNERKSAVNSLTAKLQMTEAALTLSEQKNHNMGELLTRVKAEKEEVRERQSRERKKEQEDSVLREGKLLRETQNLTETNVQLRNKVEEMERRCKSQQQQIFELKQELTNSTAEFKLRLAQAEDRLEMEKRRSKQALEDMDNLRQKEVEHVNRHLEESERALQERIFKLEGQRIQLEEELSKAKAACVTERAQAEEELGRVRAQVRLEEQEHVSSLEEKLRSVRSSLQEVQLHCSQQKQTISELQAKNSQQSIETDGLRRRIEELQQRKHTVVSTITSWYQAPRPEASLTSWTLSVWVSSHSPKIFRAVR
- the lrrc45 gene encoding leucine-rich repeat-containing protein 45 isoform X1; protein product: MEDFRRTYLRLCKEGGVEPQESVVVQLQESRAAQGSRLDLSGQSLSADTCSVLARAFQKDTIFTEVSLSDCMLSEEGAKVLLTGLFGNTTVKVLDLKGNNLRSTGAEVLGKLLARNKTLRRLVLEWNALGVWDEAFSLFCEGLASNSVLTHLDLRNNQINHHGASELALGLKRNGTLELLDLRWNNIGLLGGRSLLEALQKNKSIVQLEMAGNNIPSDVLKALEQTTGHNSDRQSTLRDSHSRTKVLSKEIQILKEEKGRQFLSLMETIDRQRDELGRSNRSTSIQIGQLQEALNERKSAVNSLTAKLQMTEAALTLSEQKNHNMGELLTRVKAEKEEVRERQSRERKKEQEDSVLREGKLLRETQNLTETNVQLRNKVEEMERRCKSQQQQIFELKQELTNSTAEFKLRLAQAEDRLEMEKRRSKQALEDMDNLRQKEVEHVNRHLEESERALQERIFKLEGQRIQLEEELSKAKAACVTERAQAEEELGRVRAQVRLEEQEHVSSLEEKLRSVRSSLQEVQLHCSQQKQTISELQAKNSQQSIETDGLRRRIEELQQELSGKEQEKVAEVSRVRVELQEQIGHLQAERTAQGGLKEKISALEREMKVLSSNHREALLDKESEMSSLLEKLRLKEAEIQRMREDEAHRASYLQSAILTYVQGSPLGHYSSPKK